The window AACCAACAGCATCATACGTGAAAACACATCCCTTTCCTATTTCAGGTTTAAGTTATTAGCAAATAAAACAATGGTACATGGACAAACATAGAAGGGTAGATATAGTGTACCTTCATTGTCAAGACCACCCAAGACATTGAAAGAATAATAAGGGAAGAAACGTTTGTAATAGAGAGTGTTCGAAAGCAATTGAGCCATTGCAGGGCAGCTCatttgcttgttgtgttgatgCTGATAAATCTGCATTCAAATGAAAAAGACAATCATTTCAGTACCAACGCAGCTCCCACAAAAAGTACAAAACAATTCATAAATACAATTCTGCAGTTTCCTCATTTTCACTACTAGCATCTAACAACATAATCGATACAGCGTGTCCTTCAGGGAAACAAAACTATTCAATTCAAGCATATCTAAATGCACATGGAATCAATTCATAGATATCTTTGACTGCATAGTAGCTTTTTGAAAATTGATAATAGACAATGGAAATTCCAATAACTGAAACCAGCCTAATCCTAATACCATAGTTTCCAAACCTTTGAATACATGATTACATGGTCAGAAAAGAAAATGTATTTGGTCCAAATAAAAAGAATGAAAGCTCtcatataattaataaatgtcaAATCAGTTCCTAACAGCTTCAAATCCAATTCAACTTACGATGCAAAACAAGTGGTCGCAATGTACTGCTTCAACTCTAATGGTTGAAGATAATAGTTTTCAGCacagaaagattgaaaacaacTCAACCAAGAAAAGTTCATTCATCCAACTTAATCTGAACTGAGATATCTAACaatctaagaaataaaacaaCAAACCATACAATGATGGGATTAAACGTAGAAACATAATATCTAACTTGCTATGCCAGCGGCCAGCCTAGAAGAGCTTGAATCCGAAACAGCATTTCAACTATTAACTTAGTAAACACAAACAGCTTCCTAGGAGAACATATACTAAGAGATTAATAAGCATATTGACACAGCAGTTGCTAACTTGAAAGAACTCACACGCAAAATAAACATCTTTGGTAAATAAATTACAATAGTTGAGAATGTTGACTCACCAAATGCCTAGCAGACAACACCTTCTGCAAAGCTTTAACATCAGCTTGAAAGCCCGAAGAAGCCATAACGCATTTCTCAGCTCTGCcgcaaaattaaaggaaaaaaaaaaactccaattCATATTCTCAAACGATATTAACATAACCACACACATAAACATCAAGGAAACTTTGCCCAATTAACAATTTAACAGTTCATGCAGCTCTCAAGTATAAAATAAcccaccaaattttaaaaaattaaaaaaaataataatacttaatcatgaattaagagtAATAATTAGGTTGCACATACAATTGGGAGATTTTGGAGTATTCCCGAGTGAGGATGTTGTAACCAGTGGACATTCTTGTATCCGCTGCGATAACACAGTAATCAGCTCCGGCAATCGCAACACAGGATCTATTAAAggcaaaaattaataataattaataattaattag is drawn from Arachis hypogaea cultivar Tifrunner chromosome 12, arahy.Tifrunner.gnm2.J5K5, whole genome shotgun sequence and contains these coding sequences:
- the LOC112728302 gene encoding proteasome subunit beta type-1: MTKQHANWSPYDNNGGSCVAIAGADYCVIAADTRMSTGYNILTREYSKISQLAEKCVMASSGFQADVKALQKVLSARHLIYQHQHNKQMSCPAMAQLLSNTLYYKRFFPYYSFNVLGGLDNEGKGCVFTYDAVGSYERVGYSSQGSGSTLITPFLDNQLKSPSPLLYPPVDAVTPLAEAEAVELVKTVFASATERDIYTGDKVEIVILNASGIHREYMDLRKD